A genomic stretch from Sphingomonas faeni includes:
- the accB gene encoding acetyl-CoA carboxylase biotin carboxyl carrier protein, producing the protein MTDNTENTGAMQVDVTLVRQLAELLDTTQLTEIEVEDGSRRIRVARKAAQAAPVAHYAPSPAPAPVSAPLSIPQAEVGASAPAISASAVKSPMVGTVYLAANPEAKPFSTVGQKVAAGDTLLIIEAMKVMNTIVAPSAGTVTAILVENGQPVEFDQPLVVVE; encoded by the coding sequence ATGACCGACAATACAGAAAACACCGGTGCGATGCAGGTCGACGTGACCCTGGTGCGCCAGCTCGCCGAACTGCTCGACACCACGCAGCTGACCGAGATCGAAGTCGAGGACGGTTCGCGCCGGATTCGCGTCGCGCGCAAGGCCGCCCAGGCCGCACCCGTCGCGCACTACGCGCCGTCGCCCGCTCCGGCCCCCGTCTCGGCGCCGCTGTCGATCCCGCAGGCCGAGGTCGGCGCGTCCGCTCCCGCGATCAGCGCAAGCGCGGTCAAGTCGCCGATGGTCGGCACCGTCTATCTCGCCGCCAACCCCGAGGCGAAGCCGTTCTCGACGGTCGGCCAGAAGGTCGCTGCCGGCGACACGCTGCTGATCATCGAGGCGATGAAGGTGATGAACACGATCGTCGCGCCATCGGCTGGCACCGTGACCGCGATCCTGGTCGAGAACGGCCAGCCGGTCGAGTTCGACCAGCCGCTGGTCGTGGTGGAATAA
- the aroQ gene encoding type II 3-dehydroquinate dehydratase, giving the protein MPDTIFVLNGPNLNLLGTREPEIYGDETLDDIAGMLEDRARELDLEIDMRQSNHEGHLVDWIQEAQARGAKAVILNAGAFTHTSVAVHDAIKGVKTPVIEVHLSNPHSRESFRHVSLVGQAAKGTIAGFGALSYLLALEAVARF; this is encoded by the coding sequence TTGCCCGATACGATATTCGTCCTGAACGGCCCCAACCTCAACCTGCTGGGAACGCGCGAGCCGGAAATCTATGGCGACGAGACGCTCGACGATATCGCCGGTATGCTGGAAGACCGCGCCCGCGAGCTCGACCTGGAGATCGACATGCGCCAGTCGAATCACGAGGGGCACCTCGTCGACTGGATCCAGGAGGCGCAGGCGCGCGGTGCCAAGGCCGTCATCCTCAACGCCGGTGCTTTCACGCATACTTCGGTCGCGGTGCACGACGCGATCAAGGGCGTGAAGACGCCGGTGATCGAAGTGCATCTTTCCAACCCCCATTCACGCGAATCGTTCAGGCATGTGAGCCTGGTCGGGCAGGCGGCGAAGGGAACGATCGCGGGTTTCGGCGCGCTTTCGTATCTGCTCGCGCTTGAAGCCGTCGCACGGTTCTGA
- the thiS gene encoding sulfur carrier protein ThiS, with product MPHSDGTVSITVNGEHKRVSAGLSLAGLATELGLVPEKIAVERNFEVVPRSTLADVMVEDGDDLEIVHFVGGGDHEDSWTVAGQTFKSRLIVGTGKYKDFAQNAAAVEASGAEIVTVAVRRVNVSDRNAPMLTDFIDPKKITYLPNTAGCFDAESAIRTLRLAREAGGWELVKLEVLGEAKTLYPDMVETLRATEILANEGFKPMVYCVDDPIATKRLENAGAVAIMPLGAPIGSGLGIQNRVTIRLIVEGAGVPVLVDAGVGTASDAAVAMELGCDGVLMNTAIAEAKDPLMMAAAMKAAVESGRLAYRAGRMGQRRYADPSSPLAGLI from the coding sequence ATGCCCCATTCCGATGGCACCGTCTCGATCACCGTCAACGGCGAGCACAAGCGCGTCTCCGCCGGACTTTCGCTGGCAGGACTTGCGACCGAACTCGGCCTCGTGCCCGAGAAGATCGCGGTCGAGCGGAACTTCGAGGTCGTGCCGCGCTCGACGCTGGCCGACGTGATGGTGGAGGACGGCGACGACCTCGAGATCGTGCATTTCGTCGGTGGCGGCGACCACGAGGATAGCTGGACGGTCGCTGGGCAGACGTTCAAGTCGCGGCTGATAGTCGGCACCGGCAAGTACAAGGATTTCGCGCAGAATGCCGCCGCAGTCGAGGCATCCGGCGCAGAGATCGTCACCGTCGCTGTCCGCCGCGTCAACGTGTCGGATCGCAACGCGCCGATGCTGACCGACTTCATCGACCCGAAGAAGATCACCTACCTCCCCAACACCGCTGGCTGCTTCGATGCCGAATCGGCGATTCGCACGCTGCGACTGGCGCGCGAGGCTGGTGGCTGGGAGCTGGTGAAGCTCGAAGTGCTCGGCGAGGCGAAGACGCTGTATCCGGACATGGTCGAGACATTGCGCGCGACCGAGATCCTCGCCAACGAGGGTTTCAAGCCGATGGTCTATTGCGTGGACGATCCGATCGCCACCAAGCGGCTGGAGAATGCCGGCGCGGTCGCGATCATGCCACTCGGCGCACCGATCGGCTCGGGCCTCGGCATCCAGAACCGCGTGACGATCCGGCTCATCGTCGAGGGGGCAGGGGTGCCCGTGCTGGTCGATGCGGGCGTCGGCACCGCGTCGGATGCGGCGGTAGCGATGGAGCTCGGGTGCGACGGCGTGCTGATGAACACCGCGATCGCAGAGGCAAAGGATCCGCTGATGATGGCGGCGGCGATGAAGGCCGCGGTCGAATCGGGGCGGCTCGCCTATCGCGCCGGGCGGATGGGGCAACGCCGCTATGCCGACCCGTCAAGCCCGCTGGCGGGGCTGATCTGA
- a CDS encoding CsbD family protein, protein MGEFTDKVAAAGNKVAGNVKEAVGKATDNDRLVAEGEAQQTKGTAQNVKGSVKGALGDDI, encoded by the coding sequence ATGGGCGAGTTCACCGATAAGGTTGCAGCAGCCGGCAACAAGGTCGCAGGCAACGTCAAGGAAGCCGTCGGCAAGGCAACCGACAACGACCGGTTGGTAGCCGAAGGCGAGGCGCAGCAGACCAAGGGTACTGCGCAGAACGTCAAGGGTAGCGTCAAGGGCGCGCTCGGCGACGACATCTAA
- a CDS encoding HAD-IA family hydrolase yields the protein MTLPTRSYAAFLFDMDGTILTSIASAERTWTKWAIAHGLDAATFVPTIHGVQSVETVRRLNLPGVDPVAEAAAITAAEMVDVDDIDPIAGAAAFLASLPPERWTIVTSAPRALAEVRLRAAGLPIPATMIAADDIPNGKPAPDCFLVAAERLGVAAGDCLVFEDAAAGIAAGEAAGADVLVITATHRPGHGVRGLHPHVPNYLGISTTLGSDGTLTLVTTA from the coding sequence ATGACCCTCCCCACCCGCAGCTACGCCGCGTTCCTGTTCGACATGGACGGCACGATCCTCACCTCGATTGCCTCCGCCGAGCGCACCTGGACTAAGTGGGCGATCGCGCACGGCCTCGACGCCGCGACGTTCGTGCCGACGATCCACGGCGTACAGTCGGTCGAGACGGTCCGACGCCTGAACCTCCCCGGCGTCGACCCAGTCGCCGAAGCCGCCGCGATCACTGCTGCCGAGATGGTGGATGTGGACGACATCGATCCGATCGCCGGTGCAGCCGCGTTCCTCGCCAGCCTGCCACCCGAACGCTGGACGATCGTGACTTCGGCCCCGCGCGCGCTCGCCGAAGTCCGCCTCAGGGCAGCGGGCCTGCCGATCCCCGCAACGATGATCGCCGCGGACGACATCCCCAACGGCAAGCCCGCCCCCGACTGTTTCCTGGTCGCCGCCGAACGGCTCGGCGTCGCCGCAGGCGATTGCCTGGTGTTCGAGGATGCGGCCGCCGGCATCGCCGCGGGCGAAGCCGCTGGCGCTGACGTGCTCGTCATCACGGCGACGCATCGGCCAGGGCACGGCGTTCGCGGTCTCCATCCGCACGTGCCGAACTATCTCGGTATTTCAACCACCCTCGGGTCGGACGGAACCCTGACGCTCGTCACGACCGCCTGA
- a CDS encoding alpha/beta hydrolase, whose translation MTFDRRSLLTLPLAAGLTLPAFARTGAQSTAGQPRATDLPMWPPAERFALWPGIPQGAPNPLPVPQPRMPRYPDGYRDFQMRGVVRPEVGVFRSARPDGRAVLIVPGGGYSITSLRNEGIDVAHALNAFGITAFVLSYRLPGEGWADRADVPLADAQRAMRLIRANARSYGIRAEKLGVLGFSAGGHLAGSLTILPDYKAYRTVDAADRHSARPAWAGLMYAVSNMDPGRSHGGSRANLLGPDPLPVVQARYAIDRQLKAGAPPLFLVHAEDDNTVPVANSVDTLAAARRAGIPAEAHFLQHGGHGFGTRLSPRSPGSLWPQLFDRWMGELVSG comes from the coding sequence ATGACCTTCGACCGCCGCTCGCTCCTCACCCTTCCCCTCGCCGCTGGGCTGACGCTACCGGCGTTCGCGCGGACAGGTGCGCAATCGACCGCTGGCCAGCCTCGCGCAACGGATTTGCCGATGTGGCCGCCGGCCGAGCGATTCGCGCTGTGGCCCGGTATTCCGCAGGGCGCGCCGAACCCGTTGCCGGTCCCGCAACCCCGCATGCCGCGATACCCCGACGGCTATCGCGATTTCCAGATGCGCGGCGTGGTGCGCCCCGAGGTCGGCGTGTTCCGGTCTGCACGTCCCGACGGCCGCGCGGTGCTGATCGTGCCCGGCGGCGGCTATTCGATCACGTCGCTGCGCAACGAGGGCATCGACGTCGCGCACGCACTGAACGCGTTCGGGATCACCGCGTTCGTGCTGAGCTATCGCTTGCCGGGCGAAGGTTGGGCGGATCGCGCCGATGTACCGCTGGCCGACGCTCAGCGGGCAATGCGGCTGATCCGCGCCAACGCACGCAGCTATGGGATCAGGGCGGAGAAGCTTGGCGTGCTCGGCTTCTCGGCTGGCGGACACCTGGCAGGGTCGTTGACAATATTGCCCGACTACAAGGCCTACCGGACCGTCGACGCGGCCGATCGCCATTCCGCCCGTCCCGCCTGGGCCGGACTCATGTATGCGGTTTCGAACATGGATCCGGGCCGCAGCCATGGTGGGTCGCGCGCGAACCTGCTCGGGCCCGACCCGCTGCCCGTGGTGCAGGCGCGCTATGCGATCGACCGCCAGCTCAAGGCCGGCGCTCCACCCTTGTTCCTCGTCCATGCCGAGGACGACAACACCGTTCCGGTCGCCAACAGCGTCGACACGCTCGCCGCCGCACGCCGCGCCGGTATCCCGGCCGAAGCGCACTTCCTGCAACATGGCGGCCACGGCTTCGGCACGCGCCTGTCGCCGCGTTCGCCGGGGTCTTTGTGGCCGCAGCTGTTCGACCGATGGATGGGCGAACTCGTTTCCGGCTGA
- a CDS encoding MAPEG family protein: protein MHSEILRPMVVLIAWTLVMLGWMLVTRLPAMKAAGVDMGTLVGTKASDADRSLPPQAQWKAHNYNHLMEQPTLFYAVCAVLALSGTGNGVNAWIAWAYVGLRIAHSLAQATSNRVRIRFLFFMLSSVMLAALTLHAALAVF, encoded by the coding sequence ATGCATAGCGAGATCCTGCGACCGATGGTCGTCCTCATCGCGTGGACGCTCGTGATGCTGGGCTGGATGCTCGTCACCCGGCTACCGGCGATGAAGGCGGCGGGCGTCGACATGGGTACGCTCGTCGGGACCAAGGCCTCCGATGCCGACCGGTCGTTGCCGCCTCAGGCGCAGTGGAAGGCGCACAACTACAATCATCTGATGGAACAGCCGACGCTGTTCTACGCGGTATGCGCCGTGCTCGCGCTCAGCGGCACGGGCAACGGCGTCAACGCGTGGATCGCGTGGGCCTATGTCGGGCTGCGGATCGCTCACAGCCTGGCGCAGGCGACCAGTAATCGCGTCCGCATCCGCTTCCTGTTCTTCATGCTCTCGAGCGTGATGCTCGCCGCGCTCACGCTGCACGCGGCTTTGGCGGTGTTTTGA
- a CDS encoding 1,9-bis(guanidino)-5-aza-nonane synthase produces MTEDTRIDAQRKAELLSTTVEHIDIKSFDARPIVDAMKKMSFTSRDLGRATDIYNQMLADKDCTIFLVIAGSTSAGGCMDLYAELLRNNMIDGIVATGATIVDMDFFEGLGHKHYQALEVPHDDVLRSLMIDRIYDTYIDEEELQHVDHTIFEIAETLEPRAYSSREFIREMGKYLVEHGKKENSLVKLAYEHDVPIFCPAFVDSSAGFGLVKHQVDAVKAGKPYMVLDAIADFRELTEIKIKAGTTGLLMIGGGVPKNFIQDTVVCAEILGHDDVQVHKYAVQITVADVRDGACSSSTLQEAASWGKVNTGIEQMVFAEAGSVMPLLASDAYHRGLWKDRPVRKWGASFDKA; encoded by the coding sequence ATGACCGAAGACACCCGCATCGACGCGCAGCGCAAGGCGGAACTCCTTTCCACCACCGTCGAGCATATCGACATCAAGAGCTTCGACGCGCGGCCGATCGTCGACGCGATGAAGAAGATGTCGTTCACCAGCCGCGACCTCGGCCGTGCGACCGACATCTACAACCAGATGCTGGCCGACAAGGACTGCACGATCTTCCTCGTGATCGCGGGCTCGACCTCGGCCGGCGGTTGCATGGACCTGTATGCCGAGCTGCTGCGCAACAACATGATCGACGGCATCGTCGCGACCGGCGCGACGATCGTCGACATGGATTTCTTCGAGGGCCTCGGCCATAAGCATTACCAGGCGCTCGAAGTGCCGCACGACGACGTGCTGCGCTCGCTGATGATCGACCGGATCTACGACACGTACATCGACGAGGAAGAACTCCAGCACGTCGACCACACGATCTTCGAGATCGCCGAGACGCTCGAGCCGCGCGCCTATTCGAGCCGCGAGTTCATCCGCGAGATGGGCAAGTATCTCGTCGAGCACGGCAAGAAGGAGAACAGCCTCGTCAAGCTCGCCTACGAGCATGACGTGCCGATTTTCTGCCCGGCGTTCGTCGACTCGTCGGCAGGCTTCGGTCTGGTCAAGCACCAGGTCGACGCGGTGAAGGCGGGCAAGCCGTACATGGTCCTCGACGCGATCGCCGACTTCCGCGAGCTGACCGAGATCAAGATCAAGGCGGGCACCACCGGGCTGCTGATGATCGGCGGCGGCGTGCCGAAGAACTTCATCCAGGACACCGTGGTTTGCGCCGAGATCCTCGGGCACGACGACGTCCAGGTGCACAAGTACGCGGTGCAGATCACCGTTGCCGACGTGCGCGACGGTGCGTGCTCGTCGTCGACGCTGCAGGAAGCGGCTTCGTGGGGCAAGGTGAACACGGGCATCGAGCAGATGGTGTTCGCCGAAGCCGGTTCGGTGATGCCGTTGCTGGCGTCTGACGCGTATCATCGTGGGCTCTGGAAGGACCGTCCGGTCCGCAAGTGGGGCGCGAGCTTCGACAAGGCCTGA
- a CDS encoding type III PLP-dependent enzyme, translated as MVKHHIALGLAKAHSTADTSRIGSGIDIAKGRPVNPVTLVRPHAAARAARFFVEKFPGRSMYAVKANPSPELLQILWDNGITHYDVASIAEVRLVARTLPEATLCFMHPVKAEEAIAEAYFTHGVRTFSLDSLEELDKVVRATREATDLTLCVRLRVSSEHSKLSLASKFGAAPHEAKELLFAARQAADALGICFHVGSQAMTPEAYSNAMERVRAAIVEAAVTVDVIDVGGGFPSSYPGMEPPPLEHFFETIHRAFESLPVSYSSELWCEPGRALCAEYSSIIVRVEKRRGTELYINDGAYGALFDAAHIGWRFPTELLREPDSRAKDMEFSFYGPTCDDMDYMVGPFMLPADTQAGDYIEIGMLGAYGSAMRTAFNGFGSDETVIVTDEPMVSLYDERFQDLASNVVKL; from the coding sequence TTGGTCAAGCATCATATCGCGCTGGGGTTAGCGAAAGCCCATTCGACCGCCGACACCTCCCGCATCGGGAGCGGCATCGACATCGCTAAAGGGCGCCCGGTCAACCCGGTAACGCTCGTTCGTCCGCACGCTGCTGCGCGCGCCGCTCGGTTCTTCGTCGAGAAGTTCCCGGGTCGCTCGATGTATGCGGTCAAGGCGAACCCGTCTCCCGAGCTCCTGCAGATCCTGTGGGACAACGGCATCACGCATTACGACGTGGCGTCAATCGCCGAGGTGCGCCTGGTCGCACGGACGCTCCCTGAGGCTACGCTCTGCTTCATGCACCCGGTCAAGGCCGAGGAAGCGATCGCCGAGGCGTATTTCACGCATGGCGTCCGCACCTTCAGCCTCGACAGCCTGGAAGAGCTGGACAAGGTCGTTCGTGCCACCCGCGAAGCCACCGACCTGACGTTGTGCGTGCGTTTGCGCGTGTCGTCGGAGCATTCGAAGCTGTCGCTGGCGTCGAAGTTCGGTGCAGCGCCGCATGAAGCCAAGGAGCTGCTGTTCGCGGCCCGCCAGGCTGCGGACGCGCTAGGCATCTGCTTCCATGTCGGTTCGCAGGCGATGACCCCGGAGGCCTATTCGAACGCGATGGAGCGCGTCCGCGCGGCGATCGTCGAGGCGGCGGTCACGGTCGACGTGATCGACGTCGGCGGCGGCTTTCCGTCGTCGTATCCCGGCATGGAGCCCCCCCCGCTCGAGCATTTCTTCGAGACGATCCATCGCGCGTTCGAATCGCTGCCCGTCAGCTATTCGTCCGAGCTGTGGTGCGAGCCGGGCCGGGCATTGTGCGCGGAATATTCGTCGATCATCGTGCGCGTCGAAAAGCGTCGCGGGACCGAGCTGTACATCAACGACGGCGCGTATGGCGCACTGTTCGATGCGGCGCATATCGGCTGGCGTTTCCCGACCGAGTTGCTCCGCGAGCCGGACAGCCGCGCGAAGGACATGGAGTTCAGCTTCTATGGTCCGACGTGCGACGACATGGACTATATGGTCGGCCCGTTCATGCTGCCGGCGGACACGCAGGCGGGTGACTATATCGAGATCGGCATGCTGGGCGCGTACGGCTCGGCGATGCGGACCGCGTTCAACGGGTTCGGATCGGACGAGACGGTGATCGTTACGGATGAGCCGATGGTCTCGCTGTATGACGAGCGGTTTCAGGACCTCGCGTCGAACGTCGTCAAGCTGTAA
- a CDS encoding threonine ammonia-lyase, which yields MTILRQPTRAGVRDAAEKIARILPPTPLFLSEIKGVPVAFKAESLQPIGAFKIRGAWHRLTALDEAARKKGVVAFSSGNHAQGVAWAAKRLGISATIVMPSDAPRLKRESTLALGAEVVTYDRATESREAIAAGLAEARGATLVPSFDDPWIIEGQGSAGIEAATQMAELGMGTPSRVIIPCGGGGLSAGIALALKDSAITVVEPEGWDDMRRSLEASWIEPVGPNPPPTACDSLQTLRVSPLTFDVLSRRDATGVAVSEPEIAAAQRWAAEKLRLVIEPGGAVGLAAVLAGKVKLEPGLLVILSGGNVDLAAYAKAMAA from the coding sequence GTGACGATTTTGCGACAGCCAACGCGGGCGGGGGTACGGGACGCCGCGGAAAAGATCGCGCGGATCCTGCCGCCGACGCCGCTCTTTTTGAGCGAAATCAAAGGTGTGCCGGTCGCGTTCAAGGCCGAATCGTTGCAACCGATCGGCGCCTTCAAGATTCGCGGTGCATGGCATCGGCTCACCGCATTGGACGAAGCCGCGCGGAAAAAAGGCGTGGTCGCGTTTTCCTCGGGCAATCACGCGCAGGGCGTTGCCTGGGCAGCCAAGCGGCTCGGCATCTCGGCAACGATCGTGATGCCCTCGGATGCGCCTCGACTCAAACGCGAATCGACGCTCGCGCTGGGAGCGGAGGTGGTCACCTACGACCGCGCAACCGAAAGCCGCGAGGCGATCGCTGCCGGACTGGCCGAAGCACGGGGTGCGACACTGGTGCCGAGCTTCGACGATCCGTGGATCATCGAGGGGCAGGGGAGCGCCGGGATCGAGGCCGCAACGCAGATGGCGGAGCTGGGCATGGGCACCCCCAGCCGCGTGATAATCCCGTGCGGCGGTGGCGGCCTCTCGGCAGGCATCGCGCTGGCCTTGAAGGACAGCGCGATCACCGTCGTCGAACCCGAAGGCTGGGACGACATGCGCCGCTCGCTCGAGGCCTCCTGGATCGAACCCGTCGGCCCCAACCCGCCGCCAACCGCGTGTGATTCGCTCCAGACGTTACGCGTGTCGCCACTGACCTTCGACGTCCTCTCCCGCCGCGACGCGACTGGCGTTGCTGTCAGCGAGCCGGAGATCGCCGCTGCTCAACGCTGGGCCGCGGAGAAACTGCGTCTGGTGATCGAACCCGGCGGCGCGGTCGGGCTGGCCGCGGTGCTCGCCGGCAAGGTAAAGCTGGAACCCGGCCTGCTCGTCATCCTCTCCGGCGGCAACGTCGACCTCGCCGCGTACGCAAAGGCAATGGCCGCATGA